ACATGGCTCTCTTGAAAGTGCACACGTCCTCTTTAATCTTCAAGGCTAATTGGATAGGGGTGAGGGCGCTGTTTTCGAATATCCTCCGGTTTCTCTCCTTCCAGATGTTCCATAGGGTGTATATCATGAGGCCGTTGAAGTCACGCTTTTGGTTCTTTGGGAGCGGGGAGGATGTAGCTTCCCACCAGTCTTTTATGCTGGAGAAGTGAGTAGGGTCAGCCTAGCCTGGGCCAGGAGGCTCAAGCCCTCCCAAACTAGAATCTGACGCCACACTGCCCGGGCAAAAGGGCAATGCAAACAGAGGTGGGGGCCGGTCTCCAAGGGACCATTGCAAAGGGAGCAGTTTGGTTGGTGCGGCCAACCCCGAGTGGCCAGATTGTTAGCAGTGAGGAGCTTGTCCTGTAGAAGAATCCAAGCAAAAATCTTGCACTTTTGCTCTGCCCGTGCCCGCCAAACAAAATCAGAATTAATGTGACTGTACGAACCAATGAATTGTGCATTGTAGGCTGATTTTACCGTGAAGACACCGTCGGGGTTCCATTTCCAGGCATGTATTTGACATTAGTAAAACGTCAAAACTGGTAAGTGGATTGAATAGCACCTCTGTACATTGTTTGGTTACAGCACGATGGCGGCGGCGTTGAGCACAGGTTTACTTACGCGCGGCTCTCTGGTTCGTTCCCGATGGACGCGCAGCCCTGAAAACACCAGCTGCGAGGTCGAGTTCAACACGTCGTCGTCCTCAGGGGGGGGCGGAGCCGCGGAGCTGGGGACCTCTGCCTTCTCGGCACCCCAAAGCGTCAGCGCCGCCAGGGCGACGCCATGTCGGGCTCCTCGGCGACGTAGTTCCCGTGCAACTGCTGTACTTGGCGGCAGCGCACATCGCCAGGTCGCCGGCGGACGGACGGCCAATGGAACTCCAAGTACCGTGCATCATGCACAGGTCTAATGGATGCTGAGGTTTCCTTTACATCTGTATCTGCCTATGCCTAAGTCATTGATATGTATCCTAGGAACAGCAAATTTTACTTCAAGAACAAAGGACAAGACAATGCCAAGAGGGGCTTGCTGTTTGACGGAGTCTGTCAATCGCGCAAATCTCCTTTAACCCTTATTTCCACAGTTCCACCAGATCCAGTAATCCTGCTTTTGCATTGTCTTCTGACGCTTGCTGCTTAGTCGAGGGCGTGGTACTGTCAGTCAGTAACTGCTGCTTGGGAAACTACTTTCTTGTTTCATAAGGTGTCTTTGCACAGCTTTCGACTGAGGCTACTGAAATTCTCTCTCGAGTACCGTCTAGAGGCATTCCTCCAGTCTGACCCACCTTTCATCATCAATTCGAACTCTGGGTAGCTGATACGGCCATCCTGTTGAGCATTATTTATGAAATGTTAGCcacttccttttcttttccttttgttTCAATTGCAGCGTGGTCGAAGTTAATCAGTTTACTGAGTACTAACCTTATCCTTGTCAACCTCACGGATAATGTCGTTAACCACTTGCTCGTTAGGCTTCAGTTCACCGTCACCTAGAGCCTCCATCAGCTCGGCCATCTCAATAAAACCGTTCTTGTCCTTGTCAAAGAACTTGAAAGCCTTAGGTAGATACTCGTCGTTACTGAGCTTTTTAATGTGAAGTAAGACCGTCACAAATTCCTCACAGTCTAACGTGCCACTTCCATGTATATCACCCTGCAAAACGAATAAAGTTTGTTAGGTCATTGCAGTGATAGTTGATCTGTGCAACTTTGTAGTGTGTGGGCATTGATTTCATAATATGAATTACAATATAAGAATAGCAAATGGTGATCCTTGCACTGACCGCTTGTAACAGCATCTTTATCTCTTCCTCTGGAACAGGATGACCGTTTATCCGGAAACCCTCTTTGAGATCTTCAAGTGACAAATTGCCGTCATTGTCCTTGTCCATGGTACGGAACATCTGATTGTATTGGTCAACCTCTTCCGTCGGTAAATTCATGGCGACCACCTGCATTAATAATTGGCACAAAAAAAATCACTTGAAGGAATTAAGGGTAGTAACAGCAAGTTATCTGCAACCTACTCCAAGTGCCTTCTTCTTAAACTTGTTCATGGACGAGAGCTGCTTCAGCCTCGACCGAACCACCTCTCCGAGTGACGCGTTTGAAGCCTTATCAGCATTCTTGAGCCAAGGATGCTCTGTTTTTTTGATTTCATGAGGATAAAGTGATCATAGTTCAGGCCAGGGCAACCTTCCCATTCTGTTATCTACCGAATTCTCCTAATGAAAAGCACGGATGCAGTCTGCCCTTTGAGCTGAAGGCTACTAACCGAGGACTTGTTTTGCCGTCAACCGTGTACAAGGGTCTGGGTCAAGCATCTTCCTGACAAGATCCTTTGCACTCTGGGAGACCTTGGGCCATGGATCCTTCTGTAAGTTAATTACTCCCCGTAGTATCGACTGTGCAATCTTCTCATCGGAGTCTGCAATCGTTGGCGCATCAGCAGTAGTAGCTCACTACTCCTGATCGCTGAAGGGACTACGAGAACGAAAAGAGGGCAGCAAAGCATTCACCTCCCCAGAACGGCGGGAATCCGCAGAGGAGGAGGTGCAGGATGACGCCGGCGCTCCACACGTCTATCTCTGGCCCATAGCTTCTCTTGAGAACCTCTGGAGCCATGTAGCACCCGCTGCCAACCACTTCGGCGAACCGATCCCCTGCACAGGCAGAGGCAGAGGTTTCCATGTCATAGAGATCCCAGCTCTGAACATGTATATGGCAGCGTGAGCCGGGCTCGTGATGGAGATGCGGTAGCCGTCCGTACCAGGCTTGAAGAACACGGAGAGGCCGAAGTCGATAGCCTTGAGAGGCGACTCCTCCGACTTGTTCACGAACAGGAAGTTCTCCGGCTTCAGGTCCCTGTGCATCACTCCGTTCTCGTGGCACAGCTGCGTATCGGGGGCGTAAGGCGCTGGCGAACTCATGCGCGGCCTCGCTCGGGCCGTCGGCTGGCCAATGGACGACGGACGGCTCGGTGGTTACCTGCACGACCTCGACGATGGTGCGGGCGAGCTTGGCGGCGGCGCGCTCGGAGTAGTGCTCCCGCTCGAAGATGCGGTCGAAGAGCTCGCCGCCCTCGCAGAGCTCCACGACGAGGTGCACGCCGTCGTCGTCCTCGCACGCCTCGCGCAGGCGCACCACCCTGCCCCCGCCCGCCTCCGACATGCGCCGCGTGATCTCCACCTCGCGCCGCACGTCGTCCGCGTCGAGCCCGGCGCGGCGCAGGAGCAGCCGCTTCCGCCGGATCGTCTTGCACGCCAGGGCCTCCCCCGTGGCGGCATCCTCGCACCGCCGCGTGACGCCGAACTCGCCGCGCCCAAGCTCCGCGCCGAGCCGGTACCGCCGCGAGAAGTCCGGGTCGACGGTGCCGGAGTCGCCCAGGATAGAGGCGTGCTTCCTGCGCTTCCTCTTCCTCTCCTTGCCGGTGACGCTGTCGTGGCTGGCGACGGGGAGGACGGCAGCGGCACCCCGGCATCCGCGGCGCAGCATCTTCAGCCTGGTGGCCGCAATGGCGGAGTACCAACCACCCATGGCGCCACCGTCGCCCGACGCCGGGTGCTCGCTAGCTCCGCCGCTAGCGCTCTCGTGCCTCGACCTTCCCTTGCCGTCTCCTCGGTCTAATTCCGGCGAGAGCGCGATCGGGGAACGGCCCGACAGGCCGACACTTCCAATCGTTGGCCGGCTGGCCGCCAGTGCCGGGGCGTGTTCTGGCCCGACACTTTTTATGCTTAACTTTTTTTTAAGTTTGATTTTAATAAAGATGACTATGAACTCTATTTCCTTTCATGCTTAACTTTTTTTTAACTTTGTAATAAGTGTAGTCTGCTTCTTCTGCTGAAGAGATGAAACCGGATATCTAATTCTACTAGTCAGttgtccgtgcgttgcgacggcttacaacaatacccacgtaaactatctatcaaaaaaatttcaagattttttattgattgtctccgctctctctataatatattttttgatttggctaactgatattattgtttactccatgcaaatatgtcttgTTATAACAcagccaatgaagtgagcgattagaagagagttcacaacgattgactgaatgaacagagattataaaatgacataattccatcatacagagaccaaataagagaaagtttgtgagatcaagtttataaaataagtcccatgaagctaaatttataaaaaagatagatcaaaatatggagtgattgcgaaAGTCAAGCGTCAATAAaaatggatgcgctccatataaattacgctacttcatagcaattactaacgtttaaaaccaacaaataacctttcattttgctgttagtgtgacaaatcattgctgctccatccaattcagcaacctcaaacaccatgtagtccattgTGCCAATGtgatctcagaaacgacctaatgcttgcaagagcaaagaacgtcgtgtcgtgcttgggctgtagcctcggcccgtagtgctggcccggcccgacacatttatttttttattttacaaaaaaacgtatatacctatatacaatttatattcaatattaaaaacatcttactgtaatgttctactggttagacagtttcatccagtgtctcccgcccttcttccatcagggcatgagTTCGAATCACACCTTCTACACCATTTTtttacattttacgctgatttaattaaatggatcgacggacTAACGGGTTGTCCCGATACAGTTAGCAGGACGGCATGACGTGcatgtgccatagttgtggcccgtgtcgggcgtcgttaCGCTGATTAAGTTAAATGGGCgtcgttacgctgatttaattaaatagatcgacgggctaacgggctgacccgacacagttagcaggccggcatgacgtgcttGTGTCATAGTTGTGGCCCacgtgcatctagcccgtgtcgaGCGTCGTTTGACATCTATAGCGTGCAGCAGATTA
This portion of the Zea mays cultivar B73 chromosome 2, Zm-B73-REFERENCE-NAM-5.0, whole genome shotgun sequence genome encodes:
- the LOC103647581 gene encoding calcium-dependent protein kinase 22 — its product is MGGWYSAIAATRLKMLRRGCRGAAAVLPVASHDSVTGKERKRKRRKHASILGDSGTVDPDFSRRYRLGAELGRGEFGVTRRCEDAATGEALACKTIRRKRLLLRRAGLDADDVRREVEITRRMSEAGGGRVVRLREACEDDDGVHLVVELCEGGELFDRIFEREHYSERAAAKLARTIVEVVQLCHENGVMHRDLKPENFLFVNKSEESPLKAIDFGLSVFFKPGDRFAEVVGSGCYMAPEVLKRSYGPEIDVWSAGVILHLLLCGFPPFWGDSDEKIAQSILRGVINLQKDPWPKVSQSAKDLVRKMLDPDPCTRLTAKQVLEHPWLKNADKASNASLGEVVRSRLKQLSSMNKFKKKALGVVAMNLPTEEVDQYNQMFRTMDKDNDGNLSLEDLKEGFRINGHPVPEEEIKMLLQAGDIHGSGTLDCEEFVTVLLHIKKLSNDEYLPKAFKFFDKDKNGFIEMAELMEALGDGELKPNEQVVNDIIREVDKDKDGRISYPEFELMMKGGSDWRNASRRYSRENFSSLSRKLCKDTL